The DNA region AGGATCAATTTGGCAATTTACTCGAAAAAACAAATAGGGGAGTGGGAGGTGGCCATTTATAAGAGAGGGGAGAAAGTAAAAGTGAAAGTGCGAGGGGGAGTGAAAGAGTGACACATGGGCAGAAAGTAGAAAAAGCAGGAAGAGCGAAGAGGCGAGAGAAAAATGCAGTCGATGCCTAATTTACTATTTTGGGGAAACCAAGttattcctttatatatagtatagacAGATCGATAATAgatatattgattattttttttttcggttatagaAGAAACTTGAGGTccaatataatgaaaaataaatagtaaataaCTAATAGAAGGATATAGATAGTTCCATTAGATATCAAATATGTCAATAGTCGAGAGCGTGTGTCGCTAcgttatgttttttttttgatatgattacttttaaataaataaataaataacaagcACTTATTGAGGGGAGCCCGATTAGCTAAGTAATCGCGATTTCTAATGTAGAAACGTCCAAGAAAAAGCTACCTCTGGAAGGAATTTTGACACTAAAACAGACACAAATGTACACAGATCCAAGCATTTACTAaggccttgtttggtttgtgagtataattttaaaatcaccattataactttaactctactcactacaaaataaaataactcatacaaagttaaagagtgggccccatttataccattttttttcacaataaaacaacataactcatacaaagtcaaagagtgggtcccatttataccaattttttttcaaaatcaaaatctgattttaaaatcctactatgaaaccaaatgcaGCATAAATAATCTTGAAAGgaaattcaaagaaaaagGCATCTGAAAgtaaattgaaataataatgatCATCTGAATGTGAAGAAGTGAGTACATTAAAAGAATTCTCATctgttcttatatatatatatatatattatataaaagaatTCTCATTTGTTTGTTCATATTAACATAAGAATAGCttatattaattcattcattttaacaacttatattaattagtaatattaatttatttggtGTATAACTAACAAAATAtgttttaaaatattgaaatcccactgacgaggatCAAACCTGAGATTTCATGATTATGGTGAAACTTGTGCGACTGCACCGAATCCTCTTCCTTAGATAAAACACATTTTacccaaataaaataaacataatAGTAAGAGTAAGATAAAACACCCCGACCGGCATTCCCATCAGCGGACTCCAGCCACCATGAAAATATTCCCCGATGAAGTCCACAATCTAGACTGTCTTCAGGTCGAGCTTCATCGTGTTACTGGCCTTGCTTAGAGTGTTTGGTTATTGTAAGGTATCATCATCATAGGTGTTGATATCTCATAGATAATCATACCTTAACATGTCATATTTGTTTGACCAATTGAAACTTAGAAAATATTCGGAAGATTATGAATTCTTAGAAAATATTCATCGTTTCAAAAAGTGATATGGTACtaatcatataatataatagaatTTGCCCGTCTCCTCTCATCGCCCCTACATATAAACTGAACAGAAGCGGCACTGCCCGAGAACAGAGCCAcccattacaaaacaaaacacaTATTGCCTttgtccctctctctctcccgtTCCCAGTGAGAAGGAAGAGTGCAGTGGAGGCTCCTCTGTTTTCCTCTGCTGCTTTGTTTCCCTGTCAATGTGGGGCGTGACTCGGCGCGACGTGACGGGCGTTGGGTTCATTGAGTCGGCCGCGACCCAGTTTGAGGCTGTAAGATTTTCCGATCCTCTGTTTTGCCATGTTGCGGATCAGTTGTGCGTATTGCATTCTTACATGCATCGTGGGGTGCTCTTTTTTTCTATCCTTCATGTCGCTGTCCGTACTCCCTGGTTCTGCCCTTCTGGGCATTTGTGATGTCGAACGTTTCGTTGGACACGTGAACTTTGCATCGGTTGTTGGTTGTACTGTTTCCCCACATTCTATGTTTCCTTTTCGCTCCTTAGAGCTTATTTGTATGGGTTCAATCGATATATAACACGGTCTTGCATCACATTGTATAGAATAAGTATAGTATAACTGAAGTTCACAAAGCAAATAAATTGTGGAAATGTTACATCAGGGAAAGAGTAGATGGAGGACTCTGCTACTTGCATACCAGACGCTCGGAGTCGTTTTTGGGAGCCTCGTCACGTCTCCTCTGTATGTGTATCCCTCGATGCCGTTGACCAATCCGACAGAGGACGACTACTTGGGAGTATACAGTATCATGTTTTGGACTCTCACTCTCATCGGAGTTGTTAAATATACTTGTGTAGCTCTCAATGCCGATGATCAGGGTGAAGGTATATCTTACCTATccatatatgatatatgaaatatataatgttCATAAGTTGGTTGCCTGCATTTGCTCTCTTTCTCATTGGCTGCAGGTGGGACATTTGCATTATACTCGCTGCTCTGTAGGAATATGAACATCGGAATTCTCAAGTCCAAACGCGTAGATTCCAACTCAAATATCTTGAGGAATACCCAGCCAGCTGAAAAGGAAACTAGGCTTGCGAAATTCTTCGAAAGGAGCATCGTTGCTAGAAGAGCACTCCTGTTTATTGCTATGTTGGGCGTGTGCATGCTTATTGGTGATGGTACCATCACCCCTGCAATTTCCGGTTAGTGACAGTACGGAATTTCTTCCCTAGTATTCATTGTATTTTATTCTTTCCCCGGAAACCACGTTTGGGTATATTACGTTTTTCATattcctttctcttttttggtTTGTTTACAGTGCTATCGGCAATCGATGGATTGAGAACACCTTTCCGGTCAGTAGTCAGCAAGTGTAAGTACAGAAACTTATTACTTCTTCTATGCACAGGGATGTTATTAATTAGTCCAGGGAACGAACAGAAGTAAAGAGACCACAGGCAGCTCTTGTCCTTATAGATTCCTTAGTCAATGTGTTCTTTAAAAAGTCAGGAGTAGGAAGATCTCGGAAATTGCGGTTTTAAGCAGCAAAGCGGTCGATTTTTGTTGATTCCTGAATATTTTACCACGCTCCATATACATTATTAAGCACTTAGGATATCTGTAACTTAACGTGGTATCAAAGCAAAATGCAGGAGTTTGTTTTGAGCGTAAGTAAcgccctttttatttttttacttgatctgtttgttattttttcaGTATCTCTCCAATTCCTCCGAATGCTTCAACTGTCGGTTTTAGGAAAATATTTCGCAAGGGCGTACCTGGAAAATTTATATAAGTTGTTATTGAGACCAGCCACTACATGAGAGTTGAAGAGATTGCTGCAGAGTAGCCAGTTTTTGAGATATACTTGTTGAAGCCCCGATATCAAGCCtctaaaatagagaaaatatgtGTCGGTCCTGTTATCTATTGGACCTTATAGGAGCTCTCTTTGACAGACtccatatatttattattgcaGCTCTAGTGGAAGCTCTCTCAGCAATAGTTCTGATAGTGCTGTTCCTTCTCCAAAAGCTCGGAACCTCTAAAGTGAGCTTCCTGTTTTCTCCGATCATGGGGGCATGGACTCTATCCACTCCACTCATTGGAACTTATAGCATCATAAAGCATTACCCGGGCATATTTAAGGCACTGTCTCCTGTCTACATCGTTCGTTACTTCACGAGGAACGGGAAGAATGGCTGGCTTTCACTTGGGGGGACCGTGCTCTGTATTACCGGTAAGCATGGATTTTCATAGTCATCTCATTGGAAATGGTGATCATCATACACTTCCTTGGTTGCCTTTGCCTTTATGGTTGAAAACCTTTATGAACAATGGATTCGTAAAGCTTGCTTTAGATAATCTCCGACGTATGGAAGCGAAAGATGGAAGGTTCATAAGATGGAATTATAAgaatcattttttaatataattcgTTTTGCTGTTAGTCTAAAAAAATAGTATTGACTAATGTAGCTCTCCTTCTTGTAATCAGGTTCAGAAGCACTGTTTGCAAATCTTGGGCACTTCAATCGAGCTTCCATTCAGGTAACTGATATTTTCCTTTGCTCAATCTTTGTTTTCGATTCCCCTTCATCAATTATTTCTAACAAATGGTCTTTGCTGCACAGATAGCATTCCTGTTCACTATTTACCCATCATTGATTCTTACTTATGCGGGTCAGACTGCTTACTTGATCAAGCACCCCAGCGATCACAGCGACGGGTTCTACAAGTTCATTCCTTCCAGCGTTTACTGGCCAATCTTCGTGATTTCCACTTTGGCGGCGATTGTGGCTAGCCAATCGCTGATCTCGGCAACCTTTTCTGTGATCAAGCAGTCGGTAGTACTGGATTACTTTCCTCGGGTCAAGGTGGTTCACACATCCTCGAGCAATGAAGGCGAGGTTTACTCCCCGGAAATCAACTACATCCTCATGGTTCTCTGTGTTGCCGTCATTCTTATCTTTGGAGACGGGAAGGACGTTGGGAATGCTTATGGTATGGAAACTAATTTCTCCTGGATTCTGCGTTCATTATGTTTCATGACAATTCGGTTTTCTGTTTTCGTAATTCAAGAAATGAATTAGGTAGAATATATGTTCAGTCTTGCAATACATTCAACTAATTGATAAATCATCTATCGATTCAGGTGTCGTCGTAAGTCTAGTCATGGTCATAACGACTGTACTCCTGACCCTTGTTATGATCACTATATGGCGGACACCAGCAGTCCTCATCGCTCTCTACATTACAGTATTCTTCATGATGGAGGGTGTTTATGTCAGTGCGGTTCTGACCAAGATCCAGGAGGGCGGGTGGATCCCCTTCGTGATATCAATCATCCTTGCCTTCATCATGTTCGGGTGGTTCTACGGGAGGCAGAGGAAGATAGAGTATGAGCTCACCAGCAAGATTGATCTCGAGAGACTCGGTGTCTTGTTATCTGATCCTTGCGTTAAGAGGGTCCCGGGCTTGTGCTTCTTCTACATGAACATCCACAATGGCTTAAAGCCGATCCTCGGGCACTACATCAAGAACATGAGGTCTCTCCACGAGGTCACGATCTTCACTACTCTCCAGTACTTATTGGTCCCGAAGGTAGCCTCGCATGAGAGGATCATAGTTAAGAAGCTCGGGCTCAAGGGGGTGTACAGTTGCGTGATCCAATACGGGTACGCAGACTCACTCAATCAGGAGGGGGAAGAAATTGTAGGCCAAGTCATGAGCTGCTTGCAAGCCCATTTGAGGAGTGTGTCAAGCTTCGAGTTGTCCTGTGACCCTCTGGAAGTCGAGCAGGAGAATTCCGAAATAGAAGAGGCAAAGCATCAAGGCGTGGTCCACATCCGAGGGAAGACCCAGTTCTACA from Punica granatum isolate Tunisia-2019 chromosome 3, ASM765513v2, whole genome shotgun sequence includes:
- the LOC116198936 gene encoding probable potassium transporter 17, encoding MWGVTRRDVTGVGFIESAATQFEAGKSRWRTLLLAYQTLGVVFGSLVTSPLYVYPSMPLTNPTEDDYLGVYSIMFWTLTLIGVVKYTCVALNADDQGEGGTFALYSLLCRNMNIGILKSKRVDSNSNILRNTQPAEKETRLAKFFERSIVARRALLFIAMLGVCMLIGDGTITPAISVLSAIDGLRTPFRSVVSKSLVEALSAIVLIVLFLLQKLGTSKVSFLFSPIMGAWTLSTPLIGTYSIIKHYPGIFKALSPVYIVRYFTRNGKNGWLSLGGTVLCITGSEALFANLGHFNRASIQIAFLFTIYPSLILTYAGQTAYLIKHPSDHSDGFYKFIPSSVYWPIFVISTLAAIVASQSLISATFSVIKQSVVLDYFPRVKVVHTSSSNEGEVYSPEINYILMVLCVAVILIFGDGKDVGNAYGVVVSLVMVITTVLLTLVMITIWRTPAVLIALYITVFFMMEGVYVSAVLTKIQEGGWIPFVISIILAFIMFGWFYGRQRKIEYELTSKIDLERLGVLLSDPCVKRVPGLCFFYMNIHNGLKPILGHYIKNMRSLHEVTIFTTLQYLLVPKVASHERIIVKKLGLKGVYSCVIQYGYADSLNQEGEEIVGQVMSCLQAHLRSVSSFELSCDPLEVEQENSEIEEAKHQGVVHIRGKTQFYMGPNCGWFDKILLPFYEVLHSNCRSALPTLGIPSQEQIEVGMLYEA